The sequence below is a genomic window from Armatimonadota bacterium.
TCCGCCTGGCGGCGCTGATGGAGTGCCCGTCGCTGTTCGTGTTCACCCACGACTCAATTGGGTTGGGTGAAGACGGACCGACCCACCAGCCGATTGAGCATTTGGCCGCGCTGAGGGCGATGCCAAACCTGAACACCATGCGCCCCTGCGACGGCAACGAGACGGCGGCGGCCTACAAGGTTGCGCTGGAATCGACCCATACGCCTTCGATGCTGGTGCTGACGCGGCAGAACCTGCCGGTGCTGTCTCCCTCGTCGGTGGCTTCGCATCCGCTGGAGAAGGGCGCGTACGTGCTGGTCGAGGCGTCGTCGACGCCGAAGGTGGTGCTGGTGGCCACGGGTAGCGAAGTCCAGTGGTGCGTCGAAGCGGCGAAGACGCTGGAAGGGGAAGGGATTCCTACGCGAGTGGTGTCGATGCCGTCGTGGTTCCTGTTCGAAAAGCAGTCCTCTTCGTACCAGACGTCGGTCCTGCCGAAGGGCGTTCCGACGCTGGCGGTGGAAGCCGGATGCTCGATGGGATGGGCCAAGTACTCGACGGATCAGATCTGCATCGATCGGTTTGGCGTGTCGGGTCCGGCGGGTGTGCTGTTCAAGGAGTTCGGGTTCACGGCGGAGAACGTGGCGGCTCGGGCTAGGGCTCTGCTGGCGTAGGTACACTGAACCGTTCGCGCCCGTAGCTCAGTGGATAGAGCAACTGCCTTCTAAGCAGTGGGTCGCTGGTTCGAGTCCAGTCGGGCGTGCCATTGCTCAGCTTCTAGCTATTAGCTTCTAGCTTTTAGCCTTCTGCTTTCAGCTTTCTGGCTTCTGGCTTCAGAATCAGTCGTGGCACTGGTAAAGACGTCTGCTTGTCCGCCGAAGTCCCAGCACGGAGGAGGGCGTAGCTGGGATTTGCCAGTGTTCAGACCTTCCACGCTTAACTCTCAGCTTCGCAGAGGTCGTTAATCGCGTCGAGAATCCTTTAGCTACGCTTAGTGGTCGAATAGTACATGAGCTAAAATGCTCTAATGATCTCACCGGACCTGTTCGTGAAGGTCGGTACTTACCGGAAAGCGCTTCGAGTCGTGGACGGATTTACCATCTTAGTTGGGCCAAACAATTCTGGGAAGACAAGGTTGCTAAGACTACTCTTTGAGACTAAGGCTGTAGTGCATTCAATTTCGACTCTTCGTCCAGCACTTGATCCATTAATTAATGATCAGTATGCCAAGAACCTTGTCTCATCATGTTTAACCAATTATGAACAGCAATCTCGCAGTTCGACAGGCGATATTACGCTTGATATTCAGGCAGGTCGAATACTCTTTCAAAACATTACTAGTGGGGGAGATAATATAGCGGACGTCGTGAGAGGCGCGCTGGGATTGGCATTCTGCGAAGGAGCAAATTGGTACATGATTTCCAGTAATAGGCGTCCAGTATTCACGGAAACGATACACAATTCACGGCGACCAGTAAGTGAGAATGCCATTTTTGTTACTGAACGTCTTTATGATGCCTTGAACGAAATACAGGAGGGGGATTACAAGTCCGTTGAGCGATTTCGTGCGACGGTCAGCCAAGTGTGTGAAATAGATGATATTCTTGGTGGCATCGAGAATAAAGAAAATATGATTTGCCGAGTAGTCCTGTCGAGCGGCGAAAAACAACAAAACCTCGATCAGATGGGGCATGGCATTAAGCAGGCAATTCTCCTCCTTGCGTTAGACACTTTTTGCGATGGTGCCTTTATTCTTGTTGATGAACCAGAATCTAATATGCATCCACGACTCCT
It includes:
- a CDS encoding AAA family ATPase; translated protein: MISPDLFVKVGTYRKALRVVDGFTILVGPNNSGKTRLLRLLFETKAVVHSISTLRPALDPLINDQYAKNLVSSCLTNYEQQSRSSTGDITLDIQAGRILFQNITSGGDNIADVVRGALGLAFCEGANWYMISSNRRPVFTETIHNSRRPVSENAIFVTERLYDALNEIQEGDYKSVERFRATVSQVCEIDDILGGIENKENMICRVVLSSGEKQQNLDQMGHGIKQAILLLALDTFCDGAFILVDEPESNMHPRLLTRILDHLKDSKRNYYIFATHSNILLRQEYSASLYAVKWQGENIELSELKDRNHALDVLGYSSIDNVLADVLILVEGPTDVLAVRAILDRHFSGRKSKYYAILHMGGDAMRHFACRDLSGRFETIFVILDGEDNATAKSARSDFKKLNKDILQSDHIFQLSRYALENYWSETAMMSKFAKDIPPGTVFPVEGSLSSIKIPSKRMKSLNRELALATSWSELESTDFGLAITKIVNYLQLG